In Alteromonas macleodii, the sequence TACTATATTCCGGTAGTTATAGTCGACCATTTTACAGGAACAACGCGTGGCAAGAATTTCTCAGCGGGCAATGAACAACGTCGTTATCATTGCAATGCTTATTATGATTGCACTGTTTAACTTAGACAGTTTGGTGCCAAAGAAAGAGCCTGTACAAACGCGCAGCTTATTGCCTGAAGATGCTTACGTGCTAAAGATTGAGCATGATAACAACAGCCTGGAGCGTGTAGGGCAACAATGGCGTCAAAAAAGTCTTAACACTAGCCTTGCAGTAAAACCTGATGAGCAGTTTTCACATTGGCAAAGGGCTATGTTGAATCCAGCAACTGAAGTACCTGAATCGGTCTTGAATACACAGCCCTTTATTGTAGTGGTGTGGCTGGCGGGTAATAGCGACGGCAAGGTTTACGCTATTTATCCTAATACATCACCGGTAGTGATCAAATTCGAAAATAACTGGTACACATTAACCAATACCGACCTTGATAAATTATTACCTTGGACATTATAAATGCCTGAATTACCAGAAGTTGAAGTAAGCCGTTTGGGCGTATCCCCTCATCTAATTGGCAATACCATTACTCAGGTGGTGGTAAGAGAACGTAGAATGCGCTGGCCCATACCAGAGGAAGTCTCACTGGTTGAGGGGCAAAAGGTAATAGCGGTAAAACGTAGAGCGAAATACCTGCTAATTGAAACGGCCACAGGTACACTGGTTTTGCATCTAGGTATGTCTGGCAAACTGCGCGTCATTGACGCAACTACACCCATTGTGAAACACGACCACGTGGACATTGTTTTAAATACTGGTAAGTGTTTACGCTTAAACGACCCTAGACGCTTTGGGGCGGTTTTATTTCAGGCGCCCGATACGCAACAAGCAATGTTTGACAACTTAGGCCCTGAACCCCTTACAGACGACTTTGATGATAAACGATTGTTCAGCTTATCGCGCAACCGCAAAGGTCCGGTTAAGAACTTCATTATGGATAACGCTATCGTTGTGGGTGTGGGCAATATCTATGCGAACGAAGCCCTGTTTCTTGCAGGTATCGACCCGAGAAGAGCCGCGGGCAATATCAGTGCCGCTCGTTACAAATCACTTACTGCAAATATAAAAAAAGTGCTCGCTAAAGCTATCGAGCAAGGTGGCACTACGCTTAAAGACTTTGCACAAACCGATGGTAAGCCGGGCTACTTTGCACAGCATTTAAATGTATATGGAAGAAAAGGCGAGCCTTGCGAAGTGTGTGGCAAAGCTATTGAAAGCAAGGTAATAGGGCAGCGAAACACCTTTTTCTGTACTCGCTGCCAGCGCTAATAGCTAAAAAAGAGTCTTAGCTAAAAAAAGTCATAGTTAGAAAGGTTTACAGCTAGAAGGATAGCTTAAAGCAACATAACTCTGTAAACCTGCTGTACTGAACAACGCCGGTTTACCTAGCTCTTTTTACCTAGCCTGTCTCTTAACGCTTGCTCTACTACGGGGTGGCAAAAACCACTTACAGCCCCGCGGTGTAAGGCTACTTCTTTCACTAGAGTTGAAGAAATAAAGGAGTTTTCTTCAGCTGGAGTTAGAAATACGCTTTCAAGCTTCGGGTTTAGGCGTCGATTCATATTGGCCAGCTGGAATTCGTATTCGAAATCCGATACCGCGCGTAAACCACGAATCAAAATAGTCGCGTTTTGTTCATCCGCAAAGTCCGCTAGTAAACCAGTAAATCCTACTACTTCAACATTAGGCAGATCGGCAGTAACTTTCTTTATCATTTCTACCCGTTCCTCTAATGTAAAAAGCGGCTTTTTACTGGGGTTAGAAGCGATAGCCACGATAACGTGAGAGAATAGCTGAGATGCTCGCTCAATAAGGTCTGCATGACCGTTAGTGATTGGGTCGAAAGTACCTGGATAAAGTGCTCTAGTGTGCATAAATTGAATCTTATTGTCGTATAGGGTTTATAGGTTCAACGGGGCTACTGTACCACATTAACGAGTAATGCTAAGTACTGCTGCAATTATGTTTATTATTCGCGGTTTTTAACGCTTCACCAATTCGTTATAGCCATCTAAGCATGCCGTCCAATCGTCTTCTTTCCAGTGAAATACCGGGTTTTTGGCTTGCTCTTTATGCAAAGAGCGCAATAGACGATCTAGGTTACTTTGTTTCCAGCTTTCCCCTTTGCGTATCGAACAGCGGTCAAAGTCGATAAGCCAAATTTGCTTATCGCTATCAATCATAATATTTCGAATATTCGCATCGTGATGATAAACCTGGCAATTGTGCATTCGAGCCAGCGCTCGTCCCACTTCATGCCATTCGTTTTTTGATAAGGGCTGCTGGCACAAAACGTGGTGCAGATCTTGGCTATTAGGTATGTTAAGGGTGATTATATCGCCCCGATAAATCAAGCCCCTGCGGTGGATACGTGCAGCGACAGGTATAGGTACTAAAAGACCTTCACCTCGCATGTATTCGAGCAATGTAAACTCTTCAAAAGGCCTAGAGCGTTCGATACCATTAAAAAAGTACTGGTCACTAAGTAGCTTACCTATCAGACCGCCACGCATAAAGTGTCGTAAAACCCAGTGCTGACCTTCATGCTCAATGAAGATGGTTGTACCACGTCCCTTAGCTTGACCTGTTATCTTGTTTTGTAGCTGCCAAAATTCAGGGCTGAACATTTCTGTATTAGGCTGACTGACCAAGGTGTTATCGAAAATAAAGTGGTGTCCAGCACCTATGTCTCGTCGCATTGTCGCCATGTTGCCCACAACTTATGGTAAATTTCATATTCTAATGATTTATTTTGGTTTTTCAGCAACGAGAGAGCTTCTGTGGGAAAAAAGATTTGTTTAATGCGCTTATCGGCCATTGGGGATGTGTGTCATGCCGTCGCTATGGTTACTCGAATTCAATCACAGTGGCGCGATGCTGAAATTACGTGGGTAATAGGGAAAGTGGAGTATCAGCTGGTGAAGCTGATGCCAAACGTACGGTTTATTATTTTTGATAAGTCAAAAGGGAAAGCTGCAGTGGAGTCGCTCAAAGCACAAGTGGCCGGTGAAACTTTTGATGCTTTATTAATGATGCAGGTGGCACTACGGGCAAACTTAGCTTCGCGAGTGATTAAAGCCAAACAGCGCATCGGTTTTGACTGGGCACGGAGTAAGGAGCTGCACTGGTTGTTTGCCAATAAACGGGTGGCTGCCACAAAGCACGCTCATGTGCTTAAAGGTTTTATGGATTTCGCCGATGCATTGGGCGTACCTGAGCCAAAAGCAGTTTCTTGGAACATTCCAGTTGCATCAGAAGATGCAAAGTGGGGAGAAGAACAAGCTAAAACCTTGGGTAAATATGTCGTTATTTCACCAGCGGCAAGTAAGGCTGAAAGAAATTGGTTGCCGCAACGATACGCAAGTATTGCTGACTATATCCAAGAGGACGGTGTCACCGTGATATTATGCGGCGGTCCAGGAGATTTAGACCGCAAAACTGCTGATGCAATTAAAGCGAGTGTGAAATATCCGCTTAAAGACTTTACTGGGCAAACAACATTGCATCAGCTGCTTATGTTACTAAAGCATGCTCACCTAGTTATTGCACCAGATACTGGGCCTGCTCACATGGCAACTACCGTGGGCACGCCTGTTATTGGGCTATACGCACACTCTAATCCACGTAGAACAGGGCCTTACAACAATCTTGAAAGGTTGGTATCGGTTTATGATGAATGCATAGAAGAGCAAAAAGGGAAGCCTTGGAGCGCCTTACCGTGGGGAACGCGAGCCAAAGGAAGCCAGTTAATGGAAAAAATTACCGTAGACATGGTTAAGCAAAAAGTTGCGCCGTTCCTCGTTTAATTTTTTTATCGTAAGGTAAAACTACCAACTATTATCTACACTTAGCGTTGTGCTGTGTACTTCTTTTAAGCAGGGAGTCGTTACTGAATGAAAAAGCCCGCTTTGCGATGGCTGTCCGAGATTCATACTTTTACTGCAGGTAAAAAAGTACTGCTAACACTAGCAGTGCTATTCATATGCTTGCCTAAAGTAAATGCATCGGA encodes:
- a CDS encoding 3-deoxy-D-manno-octulosonic acid kinase — protein: MATMRRDIGAGHHFIFDNTLVSQPNTEMFSPEFWQLQNKITGQAKGRGTTIFIEHEGQHWVLRHFMRGGLIGKLLSDQYFFNGIERSRPFEEFTLLEYMRGEGLLVPIPVAARIHRRGLIYRGDIITLNIPNSQDLHHVLCQQPLSKNEWHEVGRALARMHNCQVYHHDANIRNIMIDSDKQIWLIDFDRCSIRKGESWKQSNLDRLLRSLHKEQAKNPVFHWKEDDWTACLDGYNELVKR
- the coaD gene encoding pantetheine-phosphate adenylyltransferase, with translation MHTRALYPGTFDPITNGHADLIERASQLFSHVIVAIASNPSKKPLFTLEERVEMIKKVTADLPNVEVVGFTGLLADFADEQNATILIRGLRAVSDFEYEFQLANMNRRLNPKLESVFLTPAEENSFISSTLVKEVALHRGAVSGFCHPVVEQALRDRLGKKS
- the mutM gene encoding bifunctional DNA-formamidopyrimidine glycosylase/DNA-(apurinic or apyrimidinic site) lyase → MPELPEVEVSRLGVSPHLIGNTITQVVVRERRMRWPIPEEVSLVEGQKVIAVKRRAKYLLIETATGTLVLHLGMSGKLRVIDATTPIVKHDHVDIVLNTGKCLRLNDPRRFGAVLFQAPDTQQAMFDNLGPEPLTDDFDDKRLFSLSRNRKGPVKNFIMDNAIVVGVGNIYANEALFLAGIDPRRAAGNISAARYKSLTANIKKVLAKAIEQGGTTLKDFAQTDGKPGYFAQHLNVYGRKGEPCEVCGKAIESKVIGQRNTFFCTRCQR
- a CDS encoding glycosyltransferase family 9 protein, with product MGKKICLMRLSAIGDVCHAVAMVTRIQSQWRDAEITWVIGKVEYQLVKLMPNVRFIIFDKSKGKAAVESLKAQVAGETFDALLMMQVALRANLASRVIKAKQRIGFDWARSKELHWLFANKRVAATKHAHVLKGFMDFADALGVPEPKAVSWNIPVASEDAKWGEEQAKTLGKYVVISPAASKAERNWLPQRYASIADYIQEDGVTVILCGGPGDLDRKTADAIKASVKYPLKDFTGQTTLHQLLMLLKHAHLVIAPDTGPAHMATTVGTPVIGLYAHSNPRRTGPYNNLERLVSVYDECIEEQKGKPWSALPWGTRAKGSQLMEKITVDMVKQKVAPFLV